The Lysinibacillus timonensis nucleotide sequence AATAGACCGACACTAATGAATTCCGTCGTTCCGATTGCAAATGCACTAATAGCTAACGCTAACAATGCCAATGTACTATGTTTTTTATCTAAAGACATATTTCTACTCCTCCGAAATTTGGTAGTTCATGAACGATTTAGTCTGTTGAAATGTAAATAAAACCGCAAAACCAAATCGATAGATGTTATTATGATACTTATAAAACAAATAGAGAAGTACGTACTTTAAAGTGCTATAGGTACTAAAAAGTGTTATAGATACTTTTAAGTGCCTATCAGAGGAGGAAGGTTAGATGAAAAGTAAGAAATACAATATATCCGTTGAGGCAACATTGGAAGTAATAGGCGGAAAGTGGAAATGTGTGATTCTATGCCACCTAACGCATGGAAAGAAACGAACAAGCGAATTGAAACGTCTGATGCCAGATATCACACAGAAGATGCTAACGCAGCAATTGCGCGAGTTAGAAGAAGATGGCGTTATTAATCGAATTGTTTATAATCAAGTTCCACCTAAAGTAGAGTATGAGTTAAGTGAATATGGACGGAGCTTAGAAGGCATTTTAAATGCTCTTTGCAATTGGGGAGAACATCATATTATCAAAGTCTATGGCGATACAGCAGGAATCCTGGAAGAGAACGTATTAAACGAACATTTAAAATAAGTGTGTGTGCCGATCAAGACATCCTACGACTAAAATCAATATAGCGTAGGGTGTCTTGTTCACTTTTCGAGATTCTATTGAACGTCAAATGGTTTTTCATGTTCTCCTCACTAAAAAAATTGACGCAAATGTATACATATGTATACAATGGCTTTAAGAGTAAGTGTATACAAATGTATACGGTTGGGAGGAAATGTATGAGACGTGAAGGGCATAGAGGACCAGACAGACACCATGTAGAAAGGCATCGTAGACATCGAGGAGAGCATGGAGAGGTGAAATCAGAAGGGGCGAAAACGTTTCGACGTAAGCGTGCCATTATGTTTTTAGAGCATTTAGAGACGAAAGAGAACGTACTGAAAAAGCAATTGGAAACACCAGAATTACAATCAGCAAATCCTATCATAGTTGGTGAACTAAAGGCGATACAGTCAATCATAAGTGAGTTTGTACAACAATTTGAGCTATATGAGTATGAAGAGTATGCGAAATTCCGATTCAGAAAAGATGCTGAAAATAGGGATTTGGAAATAGAGCAGCTGCATAGTGAATCAAAAAAAGACCAACCGTGATAGTAACTGCTTCTCAGTGGGAAGAGAAATAGAATAAACCACACGTTAATGAAAAGTGGTTTGAAAATTATGTACAGCCAGTCCTATAATAGGCTGGCTTTTTTGTGTTTAGAAAAGGTGCCTGGCACTCAAACAAACATTCATTTACCAAATGTCCATAGTGAAGCGCAAATTGCCAATCCATTCGGAATTTTTTTAATATTACTATAAATCCTCAACATATTGACATGTTTTTCTAATTCCAATAGATTGAAATTAATCATTTATATGTTGAAAAAATAGGGGCGATTTTTTTACACAGAAAATAGAGAATCGGATAAAAACAAAAGGATATGCTATGAGTATACTATGCTTTTTAGGACAGCTCGAATTTCTCAACTTAGCATCATAAAAAATGCATCTTGTTATTTAAGGGGGCAATGGTATGAAAAATATGATTGCGATCATCGGTTCATTGATTGTAGGATTTGGTTTTAATTTCTTTTTAGTTCCCTATGAGATTTTAAGTGGCGGCATCAGTGGTATTGCCATTTTAATCGGGTTAGTTACACCCTTTGATATAGGTATCATGAACTTCTTGCTGAATCTACCTTTGCTTATCTTAGGTTACTATAAGCTCGGAAAAGCAATTACAATCAATACGCTCATTTGTGTTGCTTCATTATCTGCTTTTTTATATTTGTTACCAGTCGTTCAAGTGACTGATAATATCCTATTGTCAACCATTTTTGGTGGTATTATAAGTGGTATTGGCGTAGGTTTGATTTTAAAGTATTCCGGCACTTCAGGTGGGTTAGATATCATTGCGATTATTGTTTCTAGAGTAAGTAACTTTAGTGTGGGTCTTCTTCTAACAGGCATGAATGGGGTCATTGTCTTAATTTCTGGCGCTGCATTTAATTGGAATATTGCCTTATATACACTGTTATCTATTTATTTATCTGGATTAGTAATTGATAAAATTCACACTAATAACATCAAAGTAACAATGCAGATTGTCACTTCTAAGGGAGAAAGTATTCGAGAAGAGCTATTGAAGTCCATCTACCGTGGAATTACAATTACAGAAGGATATGGTGGATACACGAAAGAGAAAAAGCAAATCTTAATGATGGTTGTTACACGATATGAAACTTTCCAAATTAAAGAGATTGTCCGTCAATATGACAAGCAAGCATTTATTAATATATTTCAAACAATTGAAGTGGACGGTGCATTTGTTAAGAATTAGATGTCCTGTTCATATAGAAGTGTGAACAAAAAGTAAATAGCCAAAACGAAAAAGAAAGGCATCTGCGTGTGTACCATTGCAGATGCCTTTAATTTGGACTTTTATCAGTTAATATCTAGTTGGATCGATGCACAAAACTATAAAAGCTGCTCTATTTTTCTTTCGATATCAATGATTGAATCATCTGGTTCAAAGCGTTGGATAACATTACCTTGAGCATCAATTAAAAACTTTGTAAAATTCCATCGAATGTTATTATCTAGTAGGTAAGTTGGATATTGTTGTGAAATCATATCCATTAGAATTGCTTCTTGCATATTTGATTTATCGATTGGACGTGCGTCAACAGCATGTTTTAAGTAGTTAAACAAGGGATGTGTATGATCTCCATTCACATCTACAACATCATAAATGGGGAACTTTACCCCATAGTTCAATTGACAAGTACGTTCTGTTTCTAATCCGGTTTCAGGGTTTTGATTTGCAAATTGATTGCTCGGGAATCCTAATACGGTGAAACCTTGAGATTGATACTTTTCATATAGTTTTTGTAAATCATCAAATTGATATGTAAATTGACAATGATTCGCTGTATTGACGATGAGAGTTACTTTCCCTTTATACGTTTGCATTGAAACGATGTCACCATTTGTTTTCTTTGCTAAATAATCATAAAACTTCATTTTAAAATGCCTCCATACTCTTTAAAAAATCCTAGTTTGCTATTTTGGTTAGGAAAGAATCCCTATCCCAATATACACCAGTAGAGGTATTTGTACTACAAAAAAATTGCTTAAAAGTAGATAAAAATGTCATGATCAGTCCAGAATTCTTATGTCATAGTGCCTATTTGTTTGAATTCATATTGAGTAAAGAGTGTGGTAAAAGAGGAAATGGAAGGGACTCTGGATTTTACTATGAAATGAACAAAAAACACCCTACTGCTAAAATTGAAGCATTTTTAGCGTAGAGTGTTATTTTGGTGTTGAAAGGACCTACCCCTTATGAAAGGACCTACCCCTTATGTCTCTGATATTGTTTTAGCGCGGATGATAAAGGATTTGTTTTCCGTACTTTCAAGGGAAAAGGAATTGCCCATGCCATCCGTAACATCAATCACAATTTGCAAGTGCTGCCAGTAAGAAAAGTTCGAATTGTGCATATAGTAGGGCACACCTATAACTTCTCCAATTTGTTCATCCCGGCTGCCAAGATAGAAGTCACCAGCCGTCATACAAATCGGTGACGTTCCATCACAGCAACCTTCAGAATGAACGAAAATCAGTTCACCATGCTGTCCCTGCAACTGTTGAATCAGTTTTGTGGCTGCTTCTGTCGCAATGACTTTTTCCATCTTAGAAGAAGCCCATAGATCCTTTATTGTAACCTACTAAAATACATTTTGTTTGTTGGTAGTGAGAAAGCATCATTAAGTGGTTTTCACGACCAATACCTGATTGTTTGTATCCACCGAACGCAGCGTGTGCTGGGTATTGGTGGTATGTGTTTGTCCAAACACGACCAGCTTGAACGGCACGACCTGCGCGGTAAGCGATTTCGCCACTACGAGACCATACACCAGCACCTAAGCCGTATACTGTATCGTTCGCAATTGCGATTGCTTCGTCGAAGTCTTTGAATGTTGTCACAGATAATACTGGACCAAAGATTTCTTCTTGGAAGATGCGCATGTTGTTTGTTCCTTTGAATACAGTTGGAGCTACATAGTAACCTTCTGCTAATTCACCTTCTAGAACGTTACGGTGACCACCGATTAGAAGTTCAGCGCCTTCTTCTTTACCGATTTCAATGTAAGATAAGATTTTATCTAATTGTTGTTTAGAAGCTTGAGCACCCATCATTGTTTCAGTGTCTAGTGGGTTGCCGATTTTAATCGCTTTAATGCGTTCCATCACTCGTTCCATGAATTTGTCATAGATTGATTCATGAACTAAGGCACGAGAAGGAGCTGTACAAATTTCGCCTGAGTTAAGTGCGAATAATACGAAACCTTCAATTGTTTTATCTAAGAACTCATCATCTGCATCCATTACGTCTGGGAAGAAGATGTTTGGTGATTTACCACCAAGCTCTAATGTGACAGGAATAATGTTTTCAGTTGCATATTGCATAATTGAGCGACCTACTGCAGTTGAACCAGTGAACGCGATTTTTGCAATACGTGGGTTCGTAGCAAGTGGTTTCCCAACTTCAAGACCAGTACCATGAACGATGTTTAATACACCTTTTGGTAATAAGTCTTGAATTAACTCTAATAATACAGAGATTGAAGCGGGTGTTTGCTCAGCTGGTTTCATTACGATACAGTTACCTGCAGCGAGTGCCGGAGCAATTTTCCATGCTGCCATCAGTAGCGGGAAGTTCCAAGGGATAATTTGTCCAACTACACCTAGTGGCTCGTGGAAGTGATAAGCAACTGTATCCCCATTGATTTCACTAATACCGCCTTCTTGTGCACGAATCACCCCTGCAAAATAACGGAAGTGATCTACTACTAATGGCATATCTGCAGCTAATGTTTCACGAACTGCTTTCCCATTATCCCAAGTTTCTGCCACTGCGATCATTTCTAAGTTATCTTCAATGCGGTCTGCGATTTTATTTAAAATCTGTGAACGGTAAGCAACTGTTGTGCTACCCCAAGCATCTTTTGCTGCATGTGCTGCATCTAGTGCTAACTCAACGTCTTCAGCTGAAGAGCGAGGTACAGTTGTAAATACTTTACCTGTTACGGGTGAAATTACTTCTAAATATTGTCCTTTAACTGGTGCTACCCATTCGCCACCGATAAAGTTTTGGTATTGCTCTTTAAATTGAACTAAAGAACCTTCTGTATTTGGATTTGCATATATCATAATTATTTCCCCCATAATTATATATTTCGCTTCAGTAGGGATGTTCACAATTTCGACAATGTTCCCTATGAATCTATCATGCTCTTTTTATTGTGAAAATGCAAGCGTTTTCATAATGGTAAAATCTTATAGTTTCTAAAAAATATTTAATATAAAATCAGGGGAATAAGATGACAGTGTTCTAAAATCGGTTATGAGATGAAATTTCAAAGCGTAATTGGATGCTGGATTTGCTCAGCTTTTACTAAAATTATTAGTAGAAAAACGCTTAAAAGTTCCCCAATTTTCCAGTCTAGCCAATTGAGGATAAGAGGATATAAAGTGCACTATGATGGGAGCATCATATAGGGGAGGGGAAAGATTGAATAAAAATCGGTCTCCGTATCGAATGGCTGTTAAAGCAAGCGGTAATTCACGACGGAATATTTTCGTACGTCTTGCTGAAGTAGTAGGGTCGTATTCTCCCTGATCAATATATAAGATTACATAATAATATAAAAATTGCCCATTGGTTAGCCATTCACCTAATACTTCATCGCGCATAGTTAAATTAACTTTGTCCCAAGCATAATGAGTGCCGATGGTTAAAAATAGGTCTCCTGTTTCATCAGAATGGGTGAGGGTGTAGCGTCTTGGTATAACAAGGCTCGTAGCAGTAACTCCGTCTTTATATTCTACTAATAGTTTTTCTGGATTAAACTTACTCAAAAGAATTACCTCCAATCGTTTTTTTATCCATATGCGAGAGTTTATGAGGAAACTAGTTACTTGCCTTAGTAGCGCCTAAAATATATTTGTCGTTCTCACTCCAAAAGTGATTTGGAACATAAAAAGAACACTGTAGCATTTTAGCCCGAGTGTCCTTTCTGTAGCTTATGTTATTTTTTAGATTTTAAGAAACCGTCAACACAGTTCCAAATTGCAAAGATAGGGAACAAGGTAATCGTAAGGATTTGTATATAGTTCATGATTGAACTTCCATCAAAGTTCGTTTCGTTGTTCATATAGTCGATGAAATGTGGGTTGAAAATAGCGATATTCATCACGATGATGATGACACTAATCGTTCCGACGATTTCTTTCACTGTATTAACGAAAGCAATTTGTTTCGTCCATTGCTTTTTTAGCAACATATAAAGTGCTAAAGCGATTTCCAAACCGATACTTATCACTACAAGCGGCCAATAGGAATTTAACACGGCTTGATTTAAGGCAGGAATAGTAAATTGAAGGCCATCTTCCGATTTTTGATAAACGCCTAAAAGTTTATCTGCATTGAAATAAACGGTAGCCCAAATTGCTGTCCAAAACAAACTGCCAAAAACATATCCAGTGGAGATCGCTTTTTTCTTTGGAATGTAGACAATACTTTTCAAATCTTCAGGAGTCCATTTTTTCCCACTCATAGAGAGAGGATCACGATCTTTTGTATGATCAACTCGTTCAATAATAGCGAACGTAATCGTTAACCAAAAGAACGTTTGAATAGCCACTTCAATAATCCTCCAAATCCCTTCTCCTAAAATCGATAAAGCAAGACTTAATAAAGCCTCGTTTTCATCGTAGGCAAAAAGATGTTGGGCTACAGTTGAAATGACAGAAATTACTGCAGCAATAGGGAGAATCATTTTTAACAATGTCACATACACATCAAAATAACGTGGTCCAATAAGGTGCATCGGTTTTTCACTATAATTACTCGCTAACACAGCAGGATTTCCTAACGTACTCAATACTTCTTCTACATCTTTCTCTGTAAAGTCCTCGGGTAACATATCTTCAATGGTTGACCTTAGTTCTAAAGCGATATCTTCACGACTTTTTTCCGGCAGGCGACGAGTTACTTCGTGTATATAGACATCAATTAGATTCATCCTCATTCTCCTTTAATAATTGATAAAGTTGTTGTGAATTCACAAGCCACTCTGTTTTCAGCTTCTCATAGATTTCTAATCCAAAATTCGTTAAAATGTAGTATTTGCGCGGTCTAGATTCTGTCGTATCCCAAAGACTTTCAACTAACTCCTGCTTTTCCAATCTGCGTAACAACGGGTACAACGTGCTTTGTTCAATCGAAATTCCCGATTGCTCTAGTAGTTGGACAAGCGAGTAGCCATATTGCTTTGTTTGTAATTGACTCAAGACGGCTAATGTTAACGTTCCTCTTCTTAACTCGGTCATTAATGAGTCCAGCAGATTACTCATCTTACACCTCCATGCTATACGATATATACTATGCATCATACAGTATATATGATACAGTATTACGGTTACTACAGTAAAGTTTTTTATCCCCTAAAGTTTTCCATTCCGCTTTTTCTCGTTTAGTTCCGCAAACCGTTTTCCAATGAAACTTTCTGATGAATAACAAAACTTCTAAGACGAAAGGCAGCCACATAATTGCAAGTAAGCATGCTCGCGGTACATAAAATACAACAACCCAAATTTTACATTTCATCATGTCTCCTTTTCTGGTCTTGGCCTATATATAAAAATTGAAAACAAAGTAAAAAGGAGCGCAATGAACAATGAAGAACAAGTTACTTATTCCTGAGGCACCTTTACAACTATTGCCTACACTTGCAGTCATACTAGGCATCAAAGAAGCCATGATTTTGCAACAGCTGCATTACCGCTTATTGAACTCTCCATATAAAAAAGATGGCTATACATGGTACAGGCATACGTATGCAAACTGGCAAAAACAGTTTCCATTCTATTCGGAAAAAACAATTAGTCGAGCCTTTTTGACCTTAGAACAGGCGAAGATTATTGTTTCTAGTCAAGAATATAACCCTTACAAAGTGATGAAAACGAAATGGTATCGTATTGATTATGAAGAACTGTATCGAAAACTAGATATTCCATATGACTCTGTCTGTCAAACGATTGAAGACATTCATCATCGACTATCAGAAGCGTCCCATTGTGGTGGAGAAGATGGAGAGGTAGATCCTTGTGAAGACAAGCAGAATCGCCTTGTTAACGATTTAAAGGAAGGTGATAGTGATAATCAAGCTACTGACCCTTTCATAACCCCTCATATCAATGAAGGTCAAAATGACATCACCAACTGCACG carries:
- a CDS encoding helix-turn-helix domain-containing protein is translated as MKSKKYNISVEATLEVIGGKWKCVILCHLTHGKKRTSELKRLMPDITQKMLTQQLRELEEDGVINRIVYNQVPPKVEYELSEYGRSLEGILNALCNWGEHHIIKVYGDTAGILEENVLNEHLK
- a CDS encoding YitT family protein, whose product is MKNMIAIIGSLIVGFGFNFFLVPYEILSGGISGIAILIGLVTPFDIGIMNFLLNLPLLILGYYKLGKAITINTLICVASLSAFLYLLPVVQVTDNILLSTIFGGIISGIGVGLILKYSGTSGGLDIIAIIVSRVSNFSVGLLLTGMNGVIVLISGAAFNWNIALYTLLSIYLSGLVIDKIHTNNIKVTMQIVTSKGESIREELLKSIYRGITITEGYGGYTKEKKQILMMVVTRYETFQIKEIVRQYDKQAFINIFQTIEVDGAFVKN
- a CDS encoding glutathione peroxidase — encoded protein: MKFYDYLAKKTNGDIVSMQTYKGKVTLIVNTANHCQFTYQFDDLQKLYEKYQSQGFTVLGFPSNQFANQNPETGLETERTCQLNYGVKFPIYDVVDVNGDHTHPLFNYLKHAVDARPIDKSNMQEAILMDMISQQYPTYLLDNNIRWNFTKFLIDAQGNVIQRFEPDDSIIDIERKIEQLL
- a CDS encoding DUF779 domain-containing protein encodes the protein MEKVIATEAATKLIQQLQGQHGELIFVHSEGCCDGTSPICMTAGDFYLGSRDEQIGEVIGVPYYMHNSNFSYWQHLQIVIDVTDGMGNSFSLESTENKSFIIRAKTISET
- a CDS encoding aldehyde dehydrogenase family protein, yielding MIYANPNTEGSLVQFKEQYQNFIGGEWVAPVKGQYLEVISPVTGKVFTTVPRSSAEDVELALDAAHAAKDAWGSTTVAYRSQILNKIADRIEDNLEMIAVAETWDNGKAVRETLAADMPLVVDHFRYFAGVIRAQEGGISEINGDTVAYHFHEPLGVVGQIIPWNFPLLMAAWKIAPALAAGNCIVMKPAEQTPASISVLLELIQDLLPKGVLNIVHGTGLEVGKPLATNPRIAKIAFTGSTAVGRSIMQYATENIIPVTLELGGKSPNIFFPDVMDADDEFLDKTIEGFVLFALNSGEICTAPSRALVHESIYDKFMERVMERIKAIKIGNPLDTETMMGAQASKQQLDKILSYIEIGKEEGAELLIGGHRNVLEGELAEGYYVAPTVFKGTNNMRIFQEEIFGPVLSVTTFKDFDEAIAIANDTVYGLGAGVWSRSGEIAYRAGRAVQAGRVWTNTYHQYPAHAAFGGYKQSGIGRENHLMMLSHYQQTKCILVGYNKGSMGFF
- a CDS encoding staygreen family protein; this translates as MSKFNPEKLLVEYKDGVTATSLVIPRRYTLTHSDETGDLFLTIGTHYAWDKVNLTMRDEVLGEWLTNGQFLYYYVILYIDQGEYDPTTSARRTKIFRRELPLALTAIRYGDRFLFNLSPPLYDAPIIVHFISSYPQLARLENWGTFKRFSTNNFSKS
- a CDS encoding PadR family transcriptional regulator — its product is MSNLLDSLMTELRRGTLTLAVLSQLQTKQYGYSLVQLLEQSGISIEQSTLYPLLRRLEKQELVESLWDTTESRPRKYYILTNFGLEIYEKLKTEWLVNSQQLYQLLKENEDESN
- a CDS encoding conserved phage C-terminal domain-containing protein yields the protein MKNKLLIPEAPLQLLPTLAVILGIKEAMILQQLHYRLLNSPYKKDGYTWYRHTYANWQKQFPFYSEKTISRAFLTLEQAKIIVSSQEYNPYKVMKTKWYRIDYEELYRKLDIPYDSVCQTIEDIHHRLSEASHCGGEDGEVDPCEDKQNRLVNDLKEGDSDNQATDPFITPHINEGQNDITNCTKEQPTASRFDFILEDNHGLLIKEEFKEELNKKNYLVEKTLDVTTKIIQYLNARTNQNYRVNNPSTIRFIKARLREGYQLEDFKRVIDVKVRQWLKDPKMKIYLRPKTLFNPTNFENYLVESREQQNTNKTREIKPIVLDFSLGEEE